In Struthio camelus isolate bStrCam1 chromosome 13, bStrCam1.hap1, whole genome shotgun sequence, the following are encoded in one genomic region:
- the TNIP1 gene encoding TNFAIP3-interacting protein 1 isoform X3, which translates to MPQSVSSATSASTGAAALVPVGVTVSAPARPGPRDALRGRTEGTATLAGTRKGELLEESQMEASKLRQKVEDLVKDKEMLMASSSLEKLVAETGAGGPDPSSSLATPGNTQKQPNAEARKSPLSGSSSEFEIVPAEVQGFLQASGRTDLEQLPNEDTNLLPQLQRLESTLSVCTEEASKNQVFMRLGHMASEFNRLASKVHKNEQRTSLLQTLCEQLRNENEELRAKLERDLEQRNQALEKLRCENQELRRMVTLSSKENAKREGAEQQQSGTMVEKVPGRGGLEAKEKKVKILEHQRNELLEVNKQWDQHFRSMKQQYEQKITDLRQKLAEAQRALTELESEREQKQRDFDRKLLLAKSRIETEEAEKDRLATEVRDLQQRMRFLQEQLAPVTKQREYQEKEIQRLNKALEEALNVQASPPPTFATAAEPVGKMPRQELLTQNELLKQQVKIFEEDFQRERSDRERMNEEKEELKQQLEKLQKQLAVSNNQLRVSKDDCQREKEEKEKLKKLLKQHKQASGERLHPEPLPGPLAPACPMYQYQYSPPVAHPMYHGFDDWQQIRYPPAMPGEHAPGQNFHHFAPPEYPWRPPCAMSRSQNAQAVAGMKPVPKDLGPSSGYLPLCIYTWCIWHVLVAWNGSSRSSRGGMCTEAKEGLEMLLQQSLLQRAQTAPRGHLLPGNVLGLNLMPSFL; encoded by the exons TGAGCAGCGCTACCTCTGCCAGCACAGGAGCTGCAGCATTAGTACCCGTGGGAGTCACAGTGTCAGCACCTGCGAGACCCGGGCCCCGCGACGCCCTGCGTGGTCGTACTGAGGGGACTGCGACGTTGGCCGGGACCAGGAAAG GAGAGCTGCTGGAAGAGTCCCAGATGGAGGCATCCAAGCTGCGGCAGAAGGTGGAGGACCTCGTGAAGGACAAAGAAATGCTGATGGCGTCATCTTCCTTGGAGAAACTGGTTGCAGAAACAGGAG CTGGTGGCCCTGATCCCAGCTCCTCCCTAGCCACTCCGGGCAATACCCAGAAGCAGCCGAATGCAGAAGCACGGAAGTCTCCTCTGAGT GGTTCCTCGTCAGAGTTTGAGATTGTTCCTGCTGAAGTACAGGGGTTTTTGCAGGCGAGCGGGAGAACG GACTTAGAGCAGCTGCCAAATGAGGACACCAacctgctgccccagctgcagcgcCTGGAGAGCACGCTGAGTGTCTGCACCGAGGAGGCCAGCAAGAACCAGGTCTTCATGCGCCTGGGCCACATGGCCTCTGAGTTCAACCGCCTGGCCTCCAAGGTGCACAAGAATGAGCAGAGGACATCACTCCTACAG ACACTGTGTGAGCAGCTGCGCAATGAGAACGAGGAGCTGCGAGCCAAGCTGGAGAGGGACCTGGAGCAGAGAAACCAGGCCCTGGAGAAGCTCAG ATGTGAGAACCAGGAGCTCCGGAGGATGGTGACGCTGAGCAGCAAGGAAAATGCAAAGAGGGAAGGTGCCGAGCAGCAGCAG AGTGGGACCATGGTGGAGAAGGTGCCAGGCAGAGGAGGGCTGGAGGccaaggagaagaaagtgaagatCCTGGAGCACCAGCGCAACGAG ctgctggaggtcaATAAGCAGTGGGATCAGCACTTCCGATCCATGAAGCAGCAGTACGAGCAGAAG ATAACAGATCTGCGCCAGAAGCTGGCTGAGGCGCAGAGAGCGCTGACTGAGCTGGAGTCAGAGCGGGAGCAGAAGCAACGGGATTTTGACCGCAAGCTGCTCCTGGCCAAATCCAGGATTGAAACGGAGGAG GCGGAGAAGGACAGGCTGGCCACAGAGGTGagggacctgcagcagaggatgcggttcctgcaggagcagctggctcCTGTCACCAAGCAGAGAGAGTACCAGGAGAAAGAGATCCAGAGGCTGAACAAG gCACTAGAGGAGGCCCTGAATGTCCAGGCCTCTCCACCACCCACCTTTGCCACTGCTGCGGAGCCAGTTGGGAAGATGCCACGGCAGGAGCTGCTGACCCAGAATGAGCTCCTCAAGCAGCAG gTGAAAATCTTTGAGGAGGACTTCCAGCGGGAAAGGAGTGACAGGGAGAGGATGAAcgaggagaaggaagagctgaagcagcagctggagaagctgcagaagcaaCTGGCAGTCTCCAACAACCAG CTGCGTGTCTCCAAGGACGACTGCCAgcgggagaaggaggagaaggagaagctgaagaagctgcTGAAACAGCACAAGCAG GCTTCTGGTGAGAGACTGCACCCCGAGCCGCTGCCGGGGCCACTGGCCCCTGCTTGCCCCATGTATCAGTACCAGTACAGTCCCCCTGTGGCTCACCCCATGTACCACGGCTTTGACGACTGGCAGCAGATCCGATACCCACCAGCAATGCCAGGCGAGCACGCGCCGGGACAAAACTTCCACCACTTCGCTCCA CCAGAGTACCCCTGGCGCCCACCCTGCGCGATGTCTCGGAGCCAGAACGCCCAGGCAGTGGCTGGGATGAAACCGGTCCCCAAGGACTTGG GACCTTCCTCCGGCTATTTGCCCCTGTGCATATACACATGGTGTATATGGCACGTGCTCGTGGCCTGGAACGGCTCCAGCAGGAGTTCGCGGGGAGGAATGTGCACGGAGGCAAAGGAGGGACTGGAGATGCTCTTGcagcagagtctcctgcagagagcACAGACAGCTCCGCGTGGCCATCTCCTTCCTGGCAACGTATTGGGCTTGAATTTGATGCCCAGCTTTCTATAG
- the TNIP1 gene encoding TNFAIP3-interacting protein 1 isoform X9 — MAKESPLNGAWLPIKTTQRLSGASIMGNSPSPCLKVNSAGPAFLHLGIAAGECLDQRALPPRAPPCPNQPVSSATSASTGAAALVPVGVTVSAPARPGPRDALRGRTEGTATLAGTRKGELLEESQMEASKLRQKVEDLVKDKEMLMASSSLEKLVAETGAGGPDPSSSLATPGNTQKQPNAEARKSPLSGSSSEFEIVPAEVQGFLQASGRTDLEQLPNEDTNLLPQLQRLESTLSVCTEEASKNQVFMRLGHMASEFNRLASKVHKNEQRTSLLQTLCEQLRNENEELRAKLERDLEQRNQALEKLRCENQELRRMVTLSSKENAKREGAEQQQSGTMVEKVPGRGGLEAKEKKVKILEHQRNELLEVNKQWDQHFRSMKQQYEQKITDLRQKLAEAQRALTELESEREQKQRDFDRKLLLAKSRIETEEAEKDRLATEVRDLQQRMRFLQEQLAPVTKQREYQEKEIQRLNKALEEALNVQASPPPTFATAAEPVGKMPRQELLTQNELLKQQVKIFEEDFQRERSDRERMNEEKEELKQQLEKLQKQLAVSNNQDDCQREKEEKEKLKKLLKQHKQASGERLHPEPLPGPLAPACPMYQYQYSPPVAHPMYHGFDDWQQIRYPPAMPGEHAPGQNFHHFAPPEYPWRPPCAMSRSQNAQAVAGMKPVPKDLEQAGPGLP; from the exons CCAGTGAGCAGCGCTACCTCTGCCAGCACAGGAGCTGCAGCATTAGTACCCGTGGGAGTCACAGTGTCAGCACCTGCGAGACCCGGGCCCCGCGACGCCCTGCGTGGTCGTACTGAGGGGACTGCGACGTTGGCCGGGACCAGGAAAG GAGAGCTGCTGGAAGAGTCCCAGATGGAGGCATCCAAGCTGCGGCAGAAGGTGGAGGACCTCGTGAAGGACAAAGAAATGCTGATGGCGTCATCTTCCTTGGAGAAACTGGTTGCAGAAACAGGAG CTGGTGGCCCTGATCCCAGCTCCTCCCTAGCCACTCCGGGCAATACCCAGAAGCAGCCGAATGCAGAAGCACGGAAGTCTCCTCTGAGT GGTTCCTCGTCAGAGTTTGAGATTGTTCCTGCTGAAGTACAGGGGTTTTTGCAGGCGAGCGGGAGAACG GACTTAGAGCAGCTGCCAAATGAGGACACCAacctgctgccccagctgcagcgcCTGGAGAGCACGCTGAGTGTCTGCACCGAGGAGGCCAGCAAGAACCAGGTCTTCATGCGCCTGGGCCACATGGCCTCTGAGTTCAACCGCCTGGCCTCCAAGGTGCACAAGAATGAGCAGAGGACATCACTCCTACAG ACACTGTGTGAGCAGCTGCGCAATGAGAACGAGGAGCTGCGAGCCAAGCTGGAGAGGGACCTGGAGCAGAGAAACCAGGCCCTGGAGAAGCTCAG ATGTGAGAACCAGGAGCTCCGGAGGATGGTGACGCTGAGCAGCAAGGAAAATGCAAAGAGGGAAGGTGCCGAGCAGCAGCAG AGTGGGACCATGGTGGAGAAGGTGCCAGGCAGAGGAGGGCTGGAGGccaaggagaagaaagtgaagatCCTGGAGCACCAGCGCAACGAG ctgctggaggtcaATAAGCAGTGGGATCAGCACTTCCGATCCATGAAGCAGCAGTACGAGCAGAAG ATAACAGATCTGCGCCAGAAGCTGGCTGAGGCGCAGAGAGCGCTGACTGAGCTGGAGTCAGAGCGGGAGCAGAAGCAACGGGATTTTGACCGCAAGCTGCTCCTGGCCAAATCCAGGATTGAAACGGAGGAG GCGGAGAAGGACAGGCTGGCCACAGAGGTGagggacctgcagcagaggatgcggttcctgcaggagcagctggctcCTGTCACCAAGCAGAGAGAGTACCAGGAGAAAGAGATCCAGAGGCTGAACAAG gCACTAGAGGAGGCCCTGAATGTCCAGGCCTCTCCACCACCCACCTTTGCCACTGCTGCGGAGCCAGTTGGGAAGATGCCACGGCAGGAGCTGCTGACCCAGAATGAGCTCCTCAAGCAGCAG gTGAAAATCTTTGAGGAGGACTTCCAGCGGGAAAGGAGTGACAGGGAGAGGATGAAcgaggagaaggaagagctgaagcagcagctggagaagctgcagaagcaaCTGGCAGTCTCCAACAACCAG GACGACTGCCAgcgggagaaggaggagaaggagaagctgaagaagctgcTGAAACAGCACAAGCAG GCTTCTGGTGAGAGACTGCACCCCGAGCCGCTGCCGGGGCCACTGGCCCCTGCTTGCCCCATGTATCAGTACCAGTACAGTCCCCCTGTGGCTCACCCCATGTACCACGGCTTTGACGACTGGCAGCAGATCCGATACCCACCAGCAATGCCAGGCGAGCACGCGCCGGGACAAAACTTCCACCACTTCGCTCCA CCAGAGTACCCCTGGCGCCCACCCTGCGCGATGTCTCGGAGCCAGAACGCCCAGGCAGTGGCTGGGATGAAACCGGTCCCCAAGGACTTGG AACAGGCGGGTCCCGGATTACCATAA
- the TNIP1 gene encoding TNFAIP3-interacting protein 1 isoform X5 produces MAKESPLNGAWLPIKTTQRLSGASIMGNSPSPCLKVNSAGPAFLHLGIAAGECLDQRALPPRAPPCPNQPVSSATSASTGAAALVPVGVTVSAPARPGPRDALRGRTEGTATLAGTRKGELLEESQMEASKLRQKVEDLVKDKEMLMASSSLEKLVAETGAGGPDPSSSLATPGNTQKQPNAEARKSPLSGSSSEFEIVPAEVQGFLQASGRTDLEQLPNEDTNLLPQLQRLESTLSVCTEEASKNQVFMRLGHMASEFNRLASKVHKNEQRTSLLQTLCEQLRNENEELRAKLERDLEQRNQALEKLRCENQELRRMVTLSSKENAKREGAEQQQSGTMVEKVPGRGGLEAKEKKVKILEHQRNELLEVNKQWDQHFRSMKQQYEQKITDLRQKLAEAQRALTELESEREQKQRDFDRKLLLAKSRIETEEAEKDRLATEVRDLQQRMRFLQEQLAPVTKQREYQEKEIQRLNKALEEALNVQASPPPTFATAAEPVGKMPRQELLTQNELLKQQVKIFEEDFQRERSDRERMNEEKEELKQQLEKLQKQLAVSNNQLRVSKDDCQREKEEKEKLKKLLKQHKQASGERLHPEPLPGPLAPACPMYQYQYSPPVAHPMYHGFDDWQQIRYPPAMPGEHAPGQNFHHFAPPEYPWRPPCAMSRSQNAQAVAGMKPVPKDLGGSRITITRRAVLTVL; encoded by the exons CCAGTGAGCAGCGCTACCTCTGCCAGCACAGGAGCTGCAGCATTAGTACCCGTGGGAGTCACAGTGTCAGCACCTGCGAGACCCGGGCCCCGCGACGCCCTGCGTGGTCGTACTGAGGGGACTGCGACGTTGGCCGGGACCAGGAAAG GAGAGCTGCTGGAAGAGTCCCAGATGGAGGCATCCAAGCTGCGGCAGAAGGTGGAGGACCTCGTGAAGGACAAAGAAATGCTGATGGCGTCATCTTCCTTGGAGAAACTGGTTGCAGAAACAGGAG CTGGTGGCCCTGATCCCAGCTCCTCCCTAGCCACTCCGGGCAATACCCAGAAGCAGCCGAATGCAGAAGCACGGAAGTCTCCTCTGAGT GGTTCCTCGTCAGAGTTTGAGATTGTTCCTGCTGAAGTACAGGGGTTTTTGCAGGCGAGCGGGAGAACG GACTTAGAGCAGCTGCCAAATGAGGACACCAacctgctgccccagctgcagcgcCTGGAGAGCACGCTGAGTGTCTGCACCGAGGAGGCCAGCAAGAACCAGGTCTTCATGCGCCTGGGCCACATGGCCTCTGAGTTCAACCGCCTGGCCTCCAAGGTGCACAAGAATGAGCAGAGGACATCACTCCTACAG ACACTGTGTGAGCAGCTGCGCAATGAGAACGAGGAGCTGCGAGCCAAGCTGGAGAGGGACCTGGAGCAGAGAAACCAGGCCCTGGAGAAGCTCAG ATGTGAGAACCAGGAGCTCCGGAGGATGGTGACGCTGAGCAGCAAGGAAAATGCAAAGAGGGAAGGTGCCGAGCAGCAGCAG AGTGGGACCATGGTGGAGAAGGTGCCAGGCAGAGGAGGGCTGGAGGccaaggagaagaaagtgaagatCCTGGAGCACCAGCGCAACGAG ctgctggaggtcaATAAGCAGTGGGATCAGCACTTCCGATCCATGAAGCAGCAGTACGAGCAGAAG ATAACAGATCTGCGCCAGAAGCTGGCTGAGGCGCAGAGAGCGCTGACTGAGCTGGAGTCAGAGCGGGAGCAGAAGCAACGGGATTTTGACCGCAAGCTGCTCCTGGCCAAATCCAGGATTGAAACGGAGGAG GCGGAGAAGGACAGGCTGGCCACAGAGGTGagggacctgcagcagaggatgcggttcctgcaggagcagctggctcCTGTCACCAAGCAGAGAGAGTACCAGGAGAAAGAGATCCAGAGGCTGAACAAG gCACTAGAGGAGGCCCTGAATGTCCAGGCCTCTCCACCACCCACCTTTGCCACTGCTGCGGAGCCAGTTGGGAAGATGCCACGGCAGGAGCTGCTGACCCAGAATGAGCTCCTCAAGCAGCAG gTGAAAATCTTTGAGGAGGACTTCCAGCGGGAAAGGAGTGACAGGGAGAGGATGAAcgaggagaaggaagagctgaagcagcagctggagaagctgcagaagcaaCTGGCAGTCTCCAACAACCAG CTGCGTGTCTCCAAGGACGACTGCCAgcgggagaaggaggagaaggagaagctgaagaagctgcTGAAACAGCACAAGCAG GCTTCTGGTGAGAGACTGCACCCCGAGCCGCTGCCGGGGCCACTGGCCCCTGCTTGCCCCATGTATCAGTACCAGTACAGTCCCCCTGTGGCTCACCCCATGTACCACGGCTTTGACGACTGGCAGCAGATCCGATACCCACCAGCAATGCCAGGCGAGCACGCGCCGGGACAAAACTTCCACCACTTCGCTCCA CCAGAGTACCCCTGGCGCCCACCCTGCGCGATGTCTCGGAGCCAGAACGCCCAGGCAGTGGCTGGGATGAAACCGGTCCCCAAGGACTTGG GCGGGTCCCGGATTACCATAACGCGCAGGGCTGTTTTAACTGTGTTGTGA
- the TNIP1 gene encoding TNFAIP3-interacting protein 1 isoform X10, with amino-acid sequence MPQSGAAALVPVGVTVSAPARPGPRDALRGRTEGTATLAGTRKGELLEESQMEASKLRQKVEDLVKDKEMLMASSSLEKLVAETGAGGPDPSSSLATPGNTQKQPNAEARKSPLSGSSSEFEIVPAEVQGFLQASGRTDLEQLPNEDTNLLPQLQRLESTLSVCTEEASKNQVFMRLGHMASEFNRLASKVHKNEQRTSLLQTLCEQLRNENEELRAKLERDLEQRNQALEKLRCENQELRRMVTLSSKENAKREGAEQQQSGTMVEKVPGRGGLEAKEKKVKILEHQRNELLEVNKQWDQHFRSMKQQYEQKITDLRQKLAEAQRALTELESEREQKQRDFDRKLLLAKSRIETEEAEKDRLATEVRDLQQRMRFLQEQLAPVTKQREYQEKEIQRLNKALEEALNVQASPPPTFATAAEPVGKMPRQELLTQNELLKQQVKIFEEDFQRERSDRERMNEEKEELKQQLEKLQKQLAVSNNQLRVSKDDCQREKEEKEKLKKLLKQHKQASGERLHPEPLPGPLAPACPMYQYQYSPPVAHPMYHGFDDWQQIRYPPAMPGEHAPGQNFHHFAPPEYPWRPPCAMSRSQNAQAVAGMKPVPKDLGPSSGYLPLCIYTWCIWHVLVAWNGSSRSSRGGMCTEAKEGLEMLLQQSLLQRAQTAPRGHLLPGNVLGLNLMPSFL; translated from the exons GAGCTGCAGCATTAGTACCCGTGGGAGTCACAGTGTCAGCACCTGCGAGACCCGGGCCCCGCGACGCCCTGCGTGGTCGTACTGAGGGGACTGCGACGTTGGCCGGGACCAGGAAAG GAGAGCTGCTGGAAGAGTCCCAGATGGAGGCATCCAAGCTGCGGCAGAAGGTGGAGGACCTCGTGAAGGACAAAGAAATGCTGATGGCGTCATCTTCCTTGGAGAAACTGGTTGCAGAAACAGGAG CTGGTGGCCCTGATCCCAGCTCCTCCCTAGCCACTCCGGGCAATACCCAGAAGCAGCCGAATGCAGAAGCACGGAAGTCTCCTCTGAGT GGTTCCTCGTCAGAGTTTGAGATTGTTCCTGCTGAAGTACAGGGGTTTTTGCAGGCGAGCGGGAGAACG GACTTAGAGCAGCTGCCAAATGAGGACACCAacctgctgccccagctgcagcgcCTGGAGAGCACGCTGAGTGTCTGCACCGAGGAGGCCAGCAAGAACCAGGTCTTCATGCGCCTGGGCCACATGGCCTCTGAGTTCAACCGCCTGGCCTCCAAGGTGCACAAGAATGAGCAGAGGACATCACTCCTACAG ACACTGTGTGAGCAGCTGCGCAATGAGAACGAGGAGCTGCGAGCCAAGCTGGAGAGGGACCTGGAGCAGAGAAACCAGGCCCTGGAGAAGCTCAG ATGTGAGAACCAGGAGCTCCGGAGGATGGTGACGCTGAGCAGCAAGGAAAATGCAAAGAGGGAAGGTGCCGAGCAGCAGCAG AGTGGGACCATGGTGGAGAAGGTGCCAGGCAGAGGAGGGCTGGAGGccaaggagaagaaagtgaagatCCTGGAGCACCAGCGCAACGAG ctgctggaggtcaATAAGCAGTGGGATCAGCACTTCCGATCCATGAAGCAGCAGTACGAGCAGAAG ATAACAGATCTGCGCCAGAAGCTGGCTGAGGCGCAGAGAGCGCTGACTGAGCTGGAGTCAGAGCGGGAGCAGAAGCAACGGGATTTTGACCGCAAGCTGCTCCTGGCCAAATCCAGGATTGAAACGGAGGAG GCGGAGAAGGACAGGCTGGCCACAGAGGTGagggacctgcagcagaggatgcggttcctgcaggagcagctggctcCTGTCACCAAGCAGAGAGAGTACCAGGAGAAAGAGATCCAGAGGCTGAACAAG gCACTAGAGGAGGCCCTGAATGTCCAGGCCTCTCCACCACCCACCTTTGCCACTGCTGCGGAGCCAGTTGGGAAGATGCCACGGCAGGAGCTGCTGACCCAGAATGAGCTCCTCAAGCAGCAG gTGAAAATCTTTGAGGAGGACTTCCAGCGGGAAAGGAGTGACAGGGAGAGGATGAAcgaggagaaggaagagctgaagcagcagctggagaagctgcagaagcaaCTGGCAGTCTCCAACAACCAG CTGCGTGTCTCCAAGGACGACTGCCAgcgggagaaggaggagaaggagaagctgaagaagctgcTGAAACAGCACAAGCAG GCTTCTGGTGAGAGACTGCACCCCGAGCCGCTGCCGGGGCCACTGGCCCCTGCTTGCCCCATGTATCAGTACCAGTACAGTCCCCCTGTGGCTCACCCCATGTACCACGGCTTTGACGACTGGCAGCAGATCCGATACCCACCAGCAATGCCAGGCGAGCACGCGCCGGGACAAAACTTCCACCACTTCGCTCCA CCAGAGTACCCCTGGCGCCCACCCTGCGCGATGTCTCGGAGCCAGAACGCCCAGGCAGTGGCTGGGATGAAACCGGTCCCCAAGGACTTGG GACCTTCCTCCGGCTATTTGCCCCTGTGCATATACACATGGTGTATATGGCACGTGCTCGTGGCCTGGAACGGCTCCAGCAGGAGTTCGCGGGGAGGAATGTGCACGGAGGCAAAGGAGGGACTGGAGATGCTCTTGcagcagagtctcctgcagagagcACAGACAGCTCCGCGTGGCCATCTCCTTCCTGGCAACGTATTGGGCTTGAATTTGATGCCCAGCTTTCTATAG
- the TNIP1 gene encoding TNFAIP3-interacting protein 1 isoform X13, translated as MEGRGPYRIYDPGGGMEEKGSVTFEQLVEENTRLKEKMQGIKSIGELLEESQMEASKLRQKVEDLVKDKEMLMASSSLEKLVAETGAGGPDPSSSLATPGNTQKQPNAEARKSPLSGSSSEFEIVPAEVQGFLQASGRTDLEQLPNEDTNLLPQLQRLESTLSVCTEEASKNQVFMRLGHMASEFNRLASKVHKNEQRTSLLQTLCEQLRNENEELRAKLERDLEQRNQALEKLRCENQELRRMVTLSSKENAKREGAEQQQSGTMVEKVPGRGGLEAKEKKVKILEHQRNELLEVNKQWDQHFRSMKQQYEQKITDLRQKLAEAQRALTELESEREQKQRDFDRKLLLAKSRIETEEAEKDRLATEVRDLQQRMRFLQEQLAPVTKQREYQEKEIQRLNKALEEALNVQASPPPTFATAAEPVGKMPRQELLTQNELLKQQVKIFEEDFQRERSDRERMNEEKEELKQQLEKLQKQLAVSNNQLRVSKDDCQREKEEKEKLKKLLKQHKQASGERLHPEPLPGPLAPACPMYQYQYSPPVAHPMYHGFDDWQQIRYPPAMPGEHAPGQNFHHFAPPEYPWRPPCAMSRSQNAQAVAGMKPVPKDLGGSRITITRRAVLTVL; from the exons ATGGAAGGGAGAGGACCCTACCGCATCTACGATCCTGGTGGGGGGATGGAGGAAAAAGGATCCGTGACCTTTGAGCAGCTGGTGGAAGAGAACACCCGGCTGAAGGAGAAGATGCAGGGGATAAAGTCCATAG GAGAGCTGCTGGAAGAGTCCCAGATGGAGGCATCCAAGCTGCGGCAGAAGGTGGAGGACCTCGTGAAGGACAAAGAAATGCTGATGGCGTCATCTTCCTTGGAGAAACTGGTTGCAGAAACAGGAG CTGGTGGCCCTGATCCCAGCTCCTCCCTAGCCACTCCGGGCAATACCCAGAAGCAGCCGAATGCAGAAGCACGGAAGTCTCCTCTGAGT GGTTCCTCGTCAGAGTTTGAGATTGTTCCTGCTGAAGTACAGGGGTTTTTGCAGGCGAGCGGGAGAACG GACTTAGAGCAGCTGCCAAATGAGGACACCAacctgctgccccagctgcagcgcCTGGAGAGCACGCTGAGTGTCTGCACCGAGGAGGCCAGCAAGAACCAGGTCTTCATGCGCCTGGGCCACATGGCCTCTGAGTTCAACCGCCTGGCCTCCAAGGTGCACAAGAATGAGCAGAGGACATCACTCCTACAG ACACTGTGTGAGCAGCTGCGCAATGAGAACGAGGAGCTGCGAGCCAAGCTGGAGAGGGACCTGGAGCAGAGAAACCAGGCCCTGGAGAAGCTCAG ATGTGAGAACCAGGAGCTCCGGAGGATGGTGACGCTGAGCAGCAAGGAAAATGCAAAGAGGGAAGGTGCCGAGCAGCAGCAG AGTGGGACCATGGTGGAGAAGGTGCCAGGCAGAGGAGGGCTGGAGGccaaggagaagaaagtgaagatCCTGGAGCACCAGCGCAACGAG ctgctggaggtcaATAAGCAGTGGGATCAGCACTTCCGATCCATGAAGCAGCAGTACGAGCAGAAG ATAACAGATCTGCGCCAGAAGCTGGCTGAGGCGCAGAGAGCGCTGACTGAGCTGGAGTCAGAGCGGGAGCAGAAGCAACGGGATTTTGACCGCAAGCTGCTCCTGGCCAAATCCAGGATTGAAACGGAGGAG GCGGAGAAGGACAGGCTGGCCACAGAGGTGagggacctgcagcagaggatgcggttcctgcaggagcagctggctcCTGTCACCAAGCAGAGAGAGTACCAGGAGAAAGAGATCCAGAGGCTGAACAAG gCACTAGAGGAGGCCCTGAATGTCCAGGCCTCTCCACCACCCACCTTTGCCACTGCTGCGGAGCCAGTTGGGAAGATGCCACGGCAGGAGCTGCTGACCCAGAATGAGCTCCTCAAGCAGCAG gTGAAAATCTTTGAGGAGGACTTCCAGCGGGAAAGGAGTGACAGGGAGAGGATGAAcgaggagaaggaagagctgaagcagcagctggagaagctgcagaagcaaCTGGCAGTCTCCAACAACCAG CTGCGTGTCTCCAAGGACGACTGCCAgcgggagaaggaggagaaggagaagctgaagaagctgcTGAAACAGCACAAGCAG GCTTCTGGTGAGAGACTGCACCCCGAGCCGCTGCCGGGGCCACTGGCCCCTGCTTGCCCCATGTATCAGTACCAGTACAGTCCCCCTGTGGCTCACCCCATGTACCACGGCTTTGACGACTGGCAGCAGATCCGATACCCACCAGCAATGCCAGGCGAGCACGCGCCGGGACAAAACTTCCACCACTTCGCTCCA CCAGAGTACCCCTGGCGCCCACCCTGCGCGATGTCTCGGAGCCAGAACGCCCAGGCAGTGGCTGGGATGAAACCGGTCCCCAAGGACTTGG GCGGGTCCCGGATTACCATAACGCGCAGGGCTGTTTTAACTGTGTTGTGA